The following are encoded in a window of Cottoperca gobio chromosome 20, fCotGob3.1, whole genome shotgun sequence genomic DNA:
- the LOC115025837 gene encoding proteoglycan 4 isoform X3 → METKYPALRRPKRKLCYLTNNESSSKQWPGLLTLGDIDGMFDDLDSSSHGNDDLPPPSSLHQTFDTERNQLGHLTKPPRSQMGPIGDKLHPALRSSSRKLDTDLDIPFKAHMPVKTSSPIEEKMIVEELNHEKDVVMSPVLFACEDEGIEEEKTEPPHVTEQSDDSELVSPPRNIVFNKPKMSSHKKKVEESCKESHQLTKKTPKKTQTAVLEGKRTTKRQENTDPPESAVTREPELAGPEKKSENVHRQPSVESTRVVMATFLKKLRDAGQPKPLCSRKSLSPVKVPTPPPPEPDDDFLILEDDRTLWFSIPTKTATGKKQRLSRTSSTDKDGSTDKGTNDSPLETAQKRQEPEHTKSKLGSQTVHQKTKKMRGKEKKNEVTEPGNDEGELSSPEELPAGNLMEEEKPNKKKRPKKVPSKKSDTEEEHAKDRASWETCEEKPTPKMEKKTHTKTSKSLKDGNENDKTSWSLKKGRKVTQGSETMCVEAEKGQSRSSEEKAEAAHLDSLSNKEIMNCEAQTEEDSSERSSPADGHILGRRKPPGWVKHPITEAAKVRDNQPTLKKSKPHNQKPSAAVLSPVKDKKGRVLKKINQTQPAPSSSRNTNKAEEKKRIQNKNGNTRGDTAGKVFHTFDAEPFEEQEAADQDVQSSPLVLSHRDLSHNSGEQVFQRVYHNVSITRAPAGPTAPREQLRAAEPDRRRRKAPGSWWTVNDMYENTESISSPPQQQEPKPHQERKPRSKRRRSPRLGTPKNGNMAVSSKPLGGAPVPLPKLRPLSTRKTVKRSLAPSTDTSVTETTNVGSTETGQKSRRKVTSRPAEEVIATDCTVFSKTDKDILSVDAGECRSTQDSLPHHETPQDSKCQSEDRLKHFRSGPSSMIELQEYEENDSLILPPPRVHAALGVSDLCAPPLKPLVLQPKDKANLTEWFKSLWSIPVKESAEVTPEQFDWYFYQGRAIGFLVDLNCGSFCNGKILLGSYMKKPLWVDHSATTVFNLLTSSVSVTIDGKESRSNPGQSFMVPCGRAYSIQNVTAQPAVLYFTRIQAESSD, encoded by the exons ATGGAGACGAAGTACCCTGCCTTG AGGAGACCAAAGAGGAAACTTTGCTACCTTACAAACAATGAAAG ttcctCTAAACAATGGCCAGGACTGCTGACGTTGGGAGACATTGATGGGATGTTTGACGACTTGG ATTCATCCTCACATGGTAATGATGACCTGCCACCCCCATCTTCTCTGCACCAGACTTTTGATACTGAGAGAAACCAGTTAGGACACCTAACAAAACCTCCAAGATCCCAAATG gGTCCTATAGGAGATAAACTGCATCCCGCGTTAAGATCGTCCAGTCGTAAACTAGACACTG ATTTGGACATCCCGTTCAAAGCACATATGCCAGTGAAGACGTCCAGCCCTATTGAAGAGAAAATGATTGTTGAAGAGCTGAACCATGAAAAGGACGTAGTTATGTCCCCAGTTCTCTTTGCCTGTGAAGATGAaggaatagaagaagaaaagacggAGCCTCCACACGTCACAGAGCA AAGTGATGACTCTGAGTTGGTGTCTCCTCCAAGGaacattgtttttaacaaaCCCAAGATGTCCAGTCACAAAAAGAAGGTGGAAGAATCATG CAAAGAGAGTCACCAACTCACAAAGAAAACACCCAAGAAAACTCAAACAGCTGTTTTAGAGGGCAAAAGAACAACTAAAAG GCAAGAAAACACAGACCCACCTGAGTCAGCAGTCACACGGGAGCCTGAACTCGCAGGTCCTGAGAAGaagtctgaaaatgttcacaggCAGCCATCTGTGGAGTCCACCCGTGTGGTCATGGCGACTTTTCTTAAGAAGCTTCGAGACGCTGGACAGCCCAAACCTCTGTG ttCCAGGAAGTCTCTGTCACCGGTGAAAGtacccactcctcctcctccagagccaGACGATGATTTCCTGATTCTGGAGGATGATAGAACGCTTTGGTTTTCCATCCCAACTAAAACTGCCACCGGCAAGAAACAGAGATTGAGCAGAACGTCCAGCACAGACAAAGACGGCTCAACAGACAAGGGCACGAACGACAGCCCACTAGAGACTGCACAAAAACGGCAGGAACCGGAACACACAAAGAGCAAACTGGGAAGTCAGACTGTCCATCAGAAAACGaagaagatgagaggaaaagagaagaagaatgaggtGACTGAGCCTGGAAATGATGAGGGTGAATTATCCAGCCCCGAGGAGCTTCCTGCAGGCAACTTAATGGAAGAAGAGaaaccaaacaaaaagaaacgaCCTAAAAAGGTACCGTCTAAAAAAAGTGACACGGAAGAGGAGCACGCTAAAGACAGAGCCAGCTGGGAAACGTGTGAAGAAAAGCCCACTCCGAAGATGGAAAAGAAAACTCACACAAAGACATCAAAGTCGTTAAAAGACGGGAATGAAAATGACAAGACAAGCTGGTCATTAAAGAAGGGAAGAAAGGTGACGCAAGGATCTGAGACGATGTGTGTTGAGGCTGAGAAGGGACAAAGTCGGAGCAGTGAGGAGAAGGCAGAAGCAGCTCACCTGGATTCTCTTTCAA ACAAAGAAATCATGAATTGTGAAGCACAAACGGAAGAGGATTCGTCTGAAAGGAGTTCCCCTGCAGACGGTCACATTCTTGGGAGAAGGAAGCCGCCTGGGTGGGTGAAGCATCCCATCACTGAAGCAGCAAAGGTTCGAGACAACCAGCCCACACTCAAGAAGTCAAAGCCGCACAACCAAAAGCCCAGCGCAGCAGTACTTTCACCTGTCAAGGATAAGAAGGGCAgagttttaaagaaaataaatcagacgCAGCCTGCGCCGTCGTCCAGTCGGAACACAAATAAagctgaagaaaagaaaagaattcAGAACAAAAACGGAAACACAAGAGGAGACACGGCAGGCAAAGTATTTCACACGTTTGATGCCGAGCCGTTCGAGGAGCAGGAGGCTGCAGACCAGGATGTTCAGTCTAGCCCCTTGGTGCTCTCACACAGAGACCTCAGCCATAACTCAG GTGAGCAGGTATTTCAAAGAGTATACCATAACGTCTCTATCACCCGAGCCCCTGCTGGTCCCACAGCACCCAGGGAACAACTCAGGGCAGCAGAACCAGACAGACGGCGGAGGAAAGCTCCCGGGAGCTGGTGGACGGTTAATGACATGTATGAGAACACGGAGAGCATCTCCTCACCGCCTCAGCAGCAGGAGCCCAAACCTCATCAGGAAAGAAAACCGCGGTCTAAACGGAGAAGATCTCCTCGCCTTGGGACTCCCAAAAATGGCAACATGGCAGTCTCATCAAAACCACTCGGGGGAGCTCCTGTGCCTCTCCCGAAACTGCGGCCATTGTCGACTCGTAAGACTGTCAAACGCTCTCTGGCCCCGTCTACAGACACTTCAGTCACAGAGACCACGAATGTTGGCAGCACAGAAACGGGTCAGAAGAGCAGACGTAAAGTCACATCACGTCCTGCCGAGGAAGTCATTGCTACTGACTGTACAGTATTCAGTAAGACCGATAAAGATATTCTCAGTGTGGACGCTGGTGAGTGCAGGAGCACACAGGACAGCCTTCCACACCATGAGACGCCACAGGACAGCAAGTGTCAATCAGAGGACAG GTTAAAACACTTTAGAAGTGGGCCGTCGTCCATGATTGAGCTGCAAGAGTACGAGGAGAACGACAGCTTGA TTCTGCCGCCTCCCAGAGTCCATGCTGCTCTCGGCGTGTCAGATCTGTGTGCGCCTCCTCTCAAACCGCTGGTCTTACAGCCGAAGGATAAAGCCAACCTGACAGAGTGGTTCAAGAGTCTCTGGTCTATCCCGGTCAAAG AAAGTGCGGAAGTCACTCCAGAACAGTTTGATTGGTACTTCTATCAAGGCAGAGCGATCGGCTTCCTGGTGGACCTGAACTGTGGCTCCTTCTGTAACGGAAAGATCCTGCTGGGCTCCTACATGAAGAAGCCTCTGTGGGTGGATCACAGCGCCACAACA gtttttaacTTATTAACAAGCTCTGTGAGTGTAACCATCGACGGCAAGGAGTCCCGCTCCAATCCCGGACAATCCTTCATGGTGCCATGTG GACGCGCTTACAGCATCCAGAACGTCACCGCACAGCCGGCAGTCCTGTACTTCACCAGGATACAAGCAGAAAGTTCAGACTGA
- the LOC115025837 gene encoding proteoglycan 4 isoform X2 has translation METKYPALRRPKRKLCYLTNNESSSKQWPGLLTLGDIDGMFDDLDSSSHGNDDLPPPSSLHQTFDTERNQLGHLTKPPRSQMGPIGDKLHPALRSSSRKLDTDLDIPFKAHMPVKTSSPIEEKMIVEELNHEKDVVMSPVLFACEDEGIEEEKTEPPHVTEHDDSELVSPPRNIVFNKPKMSSHKKKVEESCKESHQLTKKTPKKTQTAVLEGKRTTKRQENTDPPESAVTREPELAGPEKKSENVHRQPSVESTRVVMATFLKKLRDAGQPKPLCSRKSLSPVKVPTPPPPEPDDDFLILEDDRTLWFSIPTKTATGKKQRLSRTSSTDKDGSTDKGTNDSPLETAQKRQEPEHTKSKLGSQTVHQKTKKMRGKEKKNEVTEPGNDEGELSSPEELPAGNLMEEEKPNKKKRPKKVPSKKSDTEEEHAKDRASWETCEEKPTPKMEKKTHTKTSKSLKDGNENDKTSWSLKKGRKVTQGSETMCVEAEKGQSRSSEEKAEAAHLDSLSNKEIMNCEAQTEEDSSERSSPADGHILGRRKPPGWVKHPITEAAKVRDNQPTLKKSKPHNQKPSAAVLSPVKDKKGRVLKKINQTQPAPSSSRNTNKAEEKKRIQNKNGNTRGDTAGKVFHTFDAEPFEEQEAADQDVQSSPLVLSHRDLSHNSGEQVFQRVYHNVSITRAPAGPTAPREQLRAAEPDRRRRKAPGSWWTVNDMYENTESISSPPQQQEPKPHQERKPRSKRRRSPRLGTPKNGNMAVSSKPLGGAPVPLPKLRPLSTRKTVKRSLAPSTDTSVTETTNVGSTETGQKSRRKVTSRPAEEVIATDCTVFSKTDKDILSVDAGECRSTQDSLPHHETPQDSKCQSEDRLKHFRSGPSSMIELQEYEENDSLILPPPRVHAALGVSDLCAPPLKPLVLQPKDKANLTEWFKSLWSIPVKAESAEVTPEQFDWYFYQGRAIGFLVDLNCGSFCNGKILLGSYMKKPLWVDHSATTVFNLLTSSVSVTIDGKESRSNPGQSFMVPCGRAYSIQNVTAQPAVLYFTRIQAESSD, from the exons ATGGAGACGAAGTACCCTGCCTTG AGGAGACCAAAGAGGAAACTTTGCTACCTTACAAACAATGAAAG ttcctCTAAACAATGGCCAGGACTGCTGACGTTGGGAGACATTGATGGGATGTTTGACGACTTGG ATTCATCCTCACATGGTAATGATGACCTGCCACCCCCATCTTCTCTGCACCAGACTTTTGATACTGAGAGAAACCAGTTAGGACACCTAACAAAACCTCCAAGATCCCAAATG gGTCCTATAGGAGATAAACTGCATCCCGCGTTAAGATCGTCCAGTCGTAAACTAGACACTG ATTTGGACATCCCGTTCAAAGCACATATGCCAGTGAAGACGTCCAGCCCTATTGAAGAGAAAATGATTGTTGAAGAGCTGAACCATGAAAAGGACGTAGTTATGTCCCCAGTTCTCTTTGCCTGTGAAGATGAaggaatagaagaagaaaagacggAGCCTCCACACGTCACAGAGCA TGATGACTCTGAGTTGGTGTCTCCTCCAAGGaacattgtttttaacaaaCCCAAGATGTCCAGTCACAAAAAGAAGGTGGAAGAATCATG CAAAGAGAGTCACCAACTCACAAAGAAAACACCCAAGAAAACTCAAACAGCTGTTTTAGAGGGCAAAAGAACAACTAAAAG GCAAGAAAACACAGACCCACCTGAGTCAGCAGTCACACGGGAGCCTGAACTCGCAGGTCCTGAGAAGaagtctgaaaatgttcacaggCAGCCATCTGTGGAGTCCACCCGTGTGGTCATGGCGACTTTTCTTAAGAAGCTTCGAGACGCTGGACAGCCCAAACCTCTGTG ttCCAGGAAGTCTCTGTCACCGGTGAAAGtacccactcctcctcctccagagccaGACGATGATTTCCTGATTCTGGAGGATGATAGAACGCTTTGGTTTTCCATCCCAACTAAAACTGCCACCGGCAAGAAACAGAGATTGAGCAGAACGTCCAGCACAGACAAAGACGGCTCAACAGACAAGGGCACGAACGACAGCCCACTAGAGACTGCACAAAAACGGCAGGAACCGGAACACACAAAGAGCAAACTGGGAAGTCAGACTGTCCATCAGAAAACGaagaagatgagaggaaaagagaagaagaatgaggtGACTGAGCCTGGAAATGATGAGGGTGAATTATCCAGCCCCGAGGAGCTTCCTGCAGGCAACTTAATGGAAGAAGAGaaaccaaacaaaaagaaacgaCCTAAAAAGGTACCGTCTAAAAAAAGTGACACGGAAGAGGAGCACGCTAAAGACAGAGCCAGCTGGGAAACGTGTGAAGAAAAGCCCACTCCGAAGATGGAAAAGAAAACTCACACAAAGACATCAAAGTCGTTAAAAGACGGGAATGAAAATGACAAGACAAGCTGGTCATTAAAGAAGGGAAGAAAGGTGACGCAAGGATCTGAGACGATGTGTGTTGAGGCTGAGAAGGGACAAAGTCGGAGCAGTGAGGAGAAGGCAGAAGCAGCTCACCTGGATTCTCTTTCAA ACAAAGAAATCATGAATTGTGAAGCACAAACGGAAGAGGATTCGTCTGAAAGGAGTTCCCCTGCAGACGGTCACATTCTTGGGAGAAGGAAGCCGCCTGGGTGGGTGAAGCATCCCATCACTGAAGCAGCAAAGGTTCGAGACAACCAGCCCACACTCAAGAAGTCAAAGCCGCACAACCAAAAGCCCAGCGCAGCAGTACTTTCACCTGTCAAGGATAAGAAGGGCAgagttttaaagaaaataaatcagacgCAGCCTGCGCCGTCGTCCAGTCGGAACACAAATAAagctgaagaaaagaaaagaattcAGAACAAAAACGGAAACACAAGAGGAGACACGGCAGGCAAAGTATTTCACACGTTTGATGCCGAGCCGTTCGAGGAGCAGGAGGCTGCAGACCAGGATGTTCAGTCTAGCCCCTTGGTGCTCTCACACAGAGACCTCAGCCATAACTCAG GTGAGCAGGTATTTCAAAGAGTATACCATAACGTCTCTATCACCCGAGCCCCTGCTGGTCCCACAGCACCCAGGGAACAACTCAGGGCAGCAGAACCAGACAGACGGCGGAGGAAAGCTCCCGGGAGCTGGTGGACGGTTAATGACATGTATGAGAACACGGAGAGCATCTCCTCACCGCCTCAGCAGCAGGAGCCCAAACCTCATCAGGAAAGAAAACCGCGGTCTAAACGGAGAAGATCTCCTCGCCTTGGGACTCCCAAAAATGGCAACATGGCAGTCTCATCAAAACCACTCGGGGGAGCTCCTGTGCCTCTCCCGAAACTGCGGCCATTGTCGACTCGTAAGACTGTCAAACGCTCTCTGGCCCCGTCTACAGACACTTCAGTCACAGAGACCACGAATGTTGGCAGCACAGAAACGGGTCAGAAGAGCAGACGTAAAGTCACATCACGTCCTGCCGAGGAAGTCATTGCTACTGACTGTACAGTATTCAGTAAGACCGATAAAGATATTCTCAGTGTGGACGCTGGTGAGTGCAGGAGCACACAGGACAGCCTTCCACACCATGAGACGCCACAGGACAGCAAGTGTCAATCAGAGGACAG GTTAAAACACTTTAGAAGTGGGCCGTCGTCCATGATTGAGCTGCAAGAGTACGAGGAGAACGACAGCTTGA TTCTGCCGCCTCCCAGAGTCCATGCTGCTCTCGGCGTGTCAGATCTGTGTGCGCCTCCTCTCAAACCGCTGGTCTTACAGCCGAAGGATAAAGCCAACCTGACAGAGTGGTTCAAGAGTCTCTGGTCTATCCCGGTCAAAG CAGAAAGTGCGGAAGTCACTCCAGAACAGTTTGATTGGTACTTCTATCAAGGCAGAGCGATCGGCTTCCTGGTGGACCTGAACTGTGGCTCCTTCTGTAACGGAAAGATCCTGCTGGGCTCCTACATGAAGAAGCCTCTGTGGGTGGATCACAGCGCCACAACA gtttttaacTTATTAACAAGCTCTGTGAGTGTAACCATCGACGGCAAGGAGTCCCGCTCCAATCCCGGACAATCCTTCATGGTGCCATGTG GACGCGCTTACAGCATCCAGAACGTCACCGCACAGCCGGCAGTCCTGTACTTCACCAGGATACAAGCAGAAAGTTCAGACTGA
- the LOC115025837 gene encoding proteoglycan 4 isoform X1 encodes METKYPALRRPKRKLCYLTNNESSSKQWPGLLTLGDIDGMFDDLDSSSHGNDDLPPPSSLHQTFDTERNQLGHLTKPPRSQMGPIGDKLHPALRSSSRKLDTDLDIPFKAHMPVKTSSPIEEKMIVEELNHEKDVVMSPVLFACEDEGIEEEKTEPPHVTEQSDDSELVSPPRNIVFNKPKMSSHKKKVEESCKESHQLTKKTPKKTQTAVLEGKRTTKRQENTDPPESAVTREPELAGPEKKSENVHRQPSVESTRVVMATFLKKLRDAGQPKPLCSRKSLSPVKVPTPPPPEPDDDFLILEDDRTLWFSIPTKTATGKKQRLSRTSSTDKDGSTDKGTNDSPLETAQKRQEPEHTKSKLGSQTVHQKTKKMRGKEKKNEVTEPGNDEGELSSPEELPAGNLMEEEKPNKKKRPKKVPSKKSDTEEEHAKDRASWETCEEKPTPKMEKKTHTKTSKSLKDGNENDKTSWSLKKGRKVTQGSETMCVEAEKGQSRSSEEKAEAAHLDSLSNKEIMNCEAQTEEDSSERSSPADGHILGRRKPPGWVKHPITEAAKVRDNQPTLKKSKPHNQKPSAAVLSPVKDKKGRVLKKINQTQPAPSSSRNTNKAEEKKRIQNKNGNTRGDTAGKVFHTFDAEPFEEQEAADQDVQSSPLVLSHRDLSHNSGEQVFQRVYHNVSITRAPAGPTAPREQLRAAEPDRRRRKAPGSWWTVNDMYENTESISSPPQQQEPKPHQERKPRSKRRRSPRLGTPKNGNMAVSSKPLGGAPVPLPKLRPLSTRKTVKRSLAPSTDTSVTETTNVGSTETGQKSRRKVTSRPAEEVIATDCTVFSKTDKDILSVDAGECRSTQDSLPHHETPQDSKCQSEDRLKHFRSGPSSMIELQEYEENDSLILPPPRVHAALGVSDLCAPPLKPLVLQPKDKANLTEWFKSLWSIPVKAESAEVTPEQFDWYFYQGRAIGFLVDLNCGSFCNGKILLGSYMKKPLWVDHSATTVFNLLTSSVSVTIDGKESRSNPGQSFMVPCGRAYSIQNVTAQPAVLYFTRIQAESSD; translated from the exons ATGGAGACGAAGTACCCTGCCTTG AGGAGACCAAAGAGGAAACTTTGCTACCTTACAAACAATGAAAG ttcctCTAAACAATGGCCAGGACTGCTGACGTTGGGAGACATTGATGGGATGTTTGACGACTTGG ATTCATCCTCACATGGTAATGATGACCTGCCACCCCCATCTTCTCTGCACCAGACTTTTGATACTGAGAGAAACCAGTTAGGACACCTAACAAAACCTCCAAGATCCCAAATG gGTCCTATAGGAGATAAACTGCATCCCGCGTTAAGATCGTCCAGTCGTAAACTAGACACTG ATTTGGACATCCCGTTCAAAGCACATATGCCAGTGAAGACGTCCAGCCCTATTGAAGAGAAAATGATTGTTGAAGAGCTGAACCATGAAAAGGACGTAGTTATGTCCCCAGTTCTCTTTGCCTGTGAAGATGAaggaatagaagaagaaaagacggAGCCTCCACACGTCACAGAGCA AAGTGATGACTCTGAGTTGGTGTCTCCTCCAAGGaacattgtttttaacaaaCCCAAGATGTCCAGTCACAAAAAGAAGGTGGAAGAATCATG CAAAGAGAGTCACCAACTCACAAAGAAAACACCCAAGAAAACTCAAACAGCTGTTTTAGAGGGCAAAAGAACAACTAAAAG GCAAGAAAACACAGACCCACCTGAGTCAGCAGTCACACGGGAGCCTGAACTCGCAGGTCCTGAGAAGaagtctgaaaatgttcacaggCAGCCATCTGTGGAGTCCACCCGTGTGGTCATGGCGACTTTTCTTAAGAAGCTTCGAGACGCTGGACAGCCCAAACCTCTGTG ttCCAGGAAGTCTCTGTCACCGGTGAAAGtacccactcctcctcctccagagccaGACGATGATTTCCTGATTCTGGAGGATGATAGAACGCTTTGGTTTTCCATCCCAACTAAAACTGCCACCGGCAAGAAACAGAGATTGAGCAGAACGTCCAGCACAGACAAAGACGGCTCAACAGACAAGGGCACGAACGACAGCCCACTAGAGACTGCACAAAAACGGCAGGAACCGGAACACACAAAGAGCAAACTGGGAAGTCAGACTGTCCATCAGAAAACGaagaagatgagaggaaaagagaagaagaatgaggtGACTGAGCCTGGAAATGATGAGGGTGAATTATCCAGCCCCGAGGAGCTTCCTGCAGGCAACTTAATGGAAGAAGAGaaaccaaacaaaaagaaacgaCCTAAAAAGGTACCGTCTAAAAAAAGTGACACGGAAGAGGAGCACGCTAAAGACAGAGCCAGCTGGGAAACGTGTGAAGAAAAGCCCACTCCGAAGATGGAAAAGAAAACTCACACAAAGACATCAAAGTCGTTAAAAGACGGGAATGAAAATGACAAGACAAGCTGGTCATTAAAGAAGGGAAGAAAGGTGACGCAAGGATCTGAGACGATGTGTGTTGAGGCTGAGAAGGGACAAAGTCGGAGCAGTGAGGAGAAGGCAGAAGCAGCTCACCTGGATTCTCTTTCAA ACAAAGAAATCATGAATTGTGAAGCACAAACGGAAGAGGATTCGTCTGAAAGGAGTTCCCCTGCAGACGGTCACATTCTTGGGAGAAGGAAGCCGCCTGGGTGGGTGAAGCATCCCATCACTGAAGCAGCAAAGGTTCGAGACAACCAGCCCACACTCAAGAAGTCAAAGCCGCACAACCAAAAGCCCAGCGCAGCAGTACTTTCACCTGTCAAGGATAAGAAGGGCAgagttttaaagaaaataaatcagacgCAGCCTGCGCCGTCGTCCAGTCGGAACACAAATAAagctgaagaaaagaaaagaattcAGAACAAAAACGGAAACACAAGAGGAGACACGGCAGGCAAAGTATTTCACACGTTTGATGCCGAGCCGTTCGAGGAGCAGGAGGCTGCAGACCAGGATGTTCAGTCTAGCCCCTTGGTGCTCTCACACAGAGACCTCAGCCATAACTCAG GTGAGCAGGTATTTCAAAGAGTATACCATAACGTCTCTATCACCCGAGCCCCTGCTGGTCCCACAGCACCCAGGGAACAACTCAGGGCAGCAGAACCAGACAGACGGCGGAGGAAAGCTCCCGGGAGCTGGTGGACGGTTAATGACATGTATGAGAACACGGAGAGCATCTCCTCACCGCCTCAGCAGCAGGAGCCCAAACCTCATCAGGAAAGAAAACCGCGGTCTAAACGGAGAAGATCTCCTCGCCTTGGGACTCCCAAAAATGGCAACATGGCAGTCTCATCAAAACCACTCGGGGGAGCTCCTGTGCCTCTCCCGAAACTGCGGCCATTGTCGACTCGTAAGACTGTCAAACGCTCTCTGGCCCCGTCTACAGACACTTCAGTCACAGAGACCACGAATGTTGGCAGCACAGAAACGGGTCAGAAGAGCAGACGTAAAGTCACATCACGTCCTGCCGAGGAAGTCATTGCTACTGACTGTACAGTATTCAGTAAGACCGATAAAGATATTCTCAGTGTGGACGCTGGTGAGTGCAGGAGCACACAGGACAGCCTTCCACACCATGAGACGCCACAGGACAGCAAGTGTCAATCAGAGGACAG GTTAAAACACTTTAGAAGTGGGCCGTCGTCCATGATTGAGCTGCAAGAGTACGAGGAGAACGACAGCTTGA TTCTGCCGCCTCCCAGAGTCCATGCTGCTCTCGGCGTGTCAGATCTGTGTGCGCCTCCTCTCAAACCGCTGGTCTTACAGCCGAAGGATAAAGCCAACCTGACAGAGTGGTTCAAGAGTCTCTGGTCTATCCCGGTCAAAG CAGAAAGTGCGGAAGTCACTCCAGAACAGTTTGATTGGTACTTCTATCAAGGCAGAGCGATCGGCTTCCTGGTGGACCTGAACTGTGGCTCCTTCTGTAACGGAAAGATCCTGCTGGGCTCCTACATGAAGAAGCCTCTGTGGGTGGATCACAGCGCCACAACA gtttttaacTTATTAACAAGCTCTGTGAGTGTAACCATCGACGGCAAGGAGTCCCGCTCCAATCCCGGACAATCCTTCATGGTGCCATGTG GACGCGCTTACAGCATCCAGAACGTCACCGCACAGCCGGCAGTCCTGTACTTCACCAGGATACAAGCAGAAAGTTCAGACTGA